The following proteins come from a genomic window of Bacteroidales bacterium:
- a CDS encoding ABC transporter permease, with the protein MTKSTTMFRKNLQIAFHIMIRQKGYSLINIFGLAVGLASCIFILLWIQDELSFDKFHEKADRICLVGLDAKLGNQEFKGGASPPPMADALREGFTGIESAARLYKTPDRLVKYENRIFTEDNFYYTDSTFFHIFSFPLLQGDPESALDEPYSVVITREMKEKYFGDREALGEVLRIGGSQDYQITGICENVSRQSHFRFDFLTPFSSLTETDHFNWGSNFVGTYVLLHEKSSAEEINRQFPKLLEKHFGPIIQAAMNISLQEFYEAGNRYSYFLEPLVDIHLRSSMTMKPEGSSDIIYVYVLSLIALFILIIACINFINLSTARSALRAKEVGIKKVLGSGRRQLISQFLVESVILCFISMLVAILLVELLLPSFNQLTEKNLDLGLLSNPLILPALILLSLFTGFAAGSYAAFFQSSVDIISVLKGAFSHKMRSGLIRNLLVFFQFSISIALIICTLTVINQIRFVQNMDTGFDKEQIIVIERFDVLGSQQLVYKEEALRYSEILAASITENVPGGDFSGNGILVDGSKSTDIHILNRFYADYDLPETLGISMAEGRFFSKENATDSTAIIVNQEAVRSMDLADPLNKYLLEPSVHEVKKPVIGIVKDFNFQSAHKPIQPMAIELRENSDPGQFLVLRIQAENKQEIISRLSILWDKLSTDQPFEYFFLDEEFDRAYRQETKLRSVYLIFSILAILIACLGLYGLASFTTERKTKNIGIRKAMGASTKGIIARLSLEFNKWVLISNLIAWPAAYFLMKNWLENFAFRISLGLWPFLLAALFALMIASLTVLYQAYRASLKNPIESLRFE; encoded by the coding sequence ATGACCAAATCAACTACCATGTTCAGAAAAAACCTTCAGATTGCATTTCATATAATGATCAGGCAAAAAGGCTACTCGCTGATCAACATTTTTGGCCTGGCGGTGGGCCTCGCCAGTTGCATTTTCATCCTGTTATGGATACAGGACGAACTGTCCTTTGATAAATTCCATGAAAAAGCAGACAGGATCTGCCTGGTAGGTTTGGATGCAAAGCTTGGAAACCAGGAGTTTAAAGGAGGGGCCAGTCCGCCTCCCATGGCCGATGCTCTCAGGGAGGGATTTACAGGGATTGAAAGTGCTGCCAGGCTGTATAAAACTCCCGACAGGCTTGTTAAATATGAAAACAGGATTTTTACCGAAGACAACTTCTATTATACAGATTCCACATTTTTCCATATTTTCTCCTTTCCTCTGCTTCAAGGTGATCCTGAATCGGCCCTCGATGAGCCCTATTCTGTAGTGATTACCCGGGAAATGAAAGAAAAGTATTTCGGAGACAGGGAAGCGCTGGGTGAGGTGCTCCGGATCGGCGGCAGCCAGGATTACCAAATAACCGGCATTTGTGAGAATGTATCCCGGCAGTCTCATTTCCGCTTTGATTTTCTCACTCCGTTTTCTTCTTTAACAGAGACCGACCATTTTAACTGGGGGAGCAATTTTGTCGGAACCTACGTTTTGCTTCATGAAAAATCATCTGCGGAAGAAATAAACAGACAGTTCCCAAAACTTCTGGAAAAGCATTTTGGGCCCATTATTCAAGCAGCAATGAATATAAGTCTCCAGGAATTTTATGAGGCGGGCAACAGGTATTCCTATTTTCTGGAACCCCTGGTGGATATTCATTTGCGTTCAAGCATGACCATGAAACCTGAAGGAAGTTCAGATATTATTTATGTTTATGTGCTATCTCTCATCGCTTTATTCATATTGATCATCGCCTGCATCAATTTTATAAATTTAAGCACTGCACGCTCCGCCTTGCGGGCAAAGGAAGTAGGGATTAAAAAAGTGCTGGGCTCCGGGCGCCGGCAGTTAATTTCCCAGTTTCTGGTCGAATCAGTGATTCTCTGCTTCATCTCTATGCTTGTTGCGATTCTTCTGGTTGAATTACTGCTGCCCTCCTTCAACCAGCTGACAGAGAAAAATCTTGATCTGGGATTACTGTCAAATCCGCTGATTCTTCCTGCATTAATATTGCTTAGTCTGTTTACCGGTTTTGCAGCGGGCAGTTATGCGGCTTTCTTTCAATCGTCGGTGGATATTATTTCTGTCCTGAAGGGGGCATTTTCCCATAAGATGAGATCGGGACTGATCAGAAACCTGCTGGTTTTTTTCCAGTTTTCCATTTCTATTGCCCTGATTATCTGCACTCTTACTGTTATTAACCAGATTCGGTTTGTTCAGAATATGGATACGGGATTCGATAAAGAGCAGATTATTGTAATCGAGCGATTTGACGTCCTGGGATCACAACAACTGGTATACAAAGAGGAGGCTCTCCGATATTCTGAAATTCTCGCAGCCAGTATCACAGAAAACGTGCCTGGAGGTGATTTTTCCGGGAACGGTATCCTGGTTGACGGAAGCAAGTCGACGGATATTCATATACTTAATAGATTCTATGCGGATTACGACCTTCCGGAAACCCTGGGCATATCCATGGCTGAAGGAAGATTCTTCTCCAAAGAGAATGCTACTGATTCAACAGCCATCATTGTAAATCAGGAAGCGGTCAGGTCCATGGACCTGGCCGATCCCCTCAACAAGTATCTTTTAGAACCATCGGTTCATGAAGTAAAAAAACCGGTCATAGGTATCGTGAAGGACTTTAATTTCCAATCTGCACATAAGCCCATTCAACCCATGGCGATAGAACTACGCGAAAATTCTGACCCGGGGCAGTTTCTTGTATTGCGCATCCAGGCTGAAAACAAGCAGGAAATTATTTCCCGCCTGAGCATCCTGTGGGACAAACTGTCGACCGATCAACCCTTTGAATACTTTTTTCTGGATGAAGAATTTGACAGGGCTTACCGGCAGGAAACAAAGCTCAGATCCGTGTATCTTATCTTTTCAATACTTGCCATTCTTATTGCATGCCTTGGCCTATACGGACTGGCATCATTTACCACTGAAAGAAAAACCAAAAACATAGGCATACGCAAAGCCATGGGGGCTTCAACCAAAGGGATCATTGCCCGGCTAAGCCTTGAATTCAATAAATGGGTCCTGATCTCCAATTTAATTGCCTGGCCTGCTGCCTATTTCCTGATGAAGAACTGGCTGGAGAATTTTGCCTTCCGGATTTCGCT